In Vespa crabro chromosome 14, iyVesCrab1.2, whole genome shotgun sequence, the following are encoded in one genomic region:
- the LOC124429167 gene encoding translation initiation factor eIF-2B subunit delta isoform X2 translates to MDQEKNFEEDGQSKLITRSAARHLRRKRLNEARRARNQFLLEFINGVDEKINQETEAHFDSEKNKLTKSKARRLRKKEKAKLLETCNCDTSLVSTNLLQFEPNCCIKSEKNTFDTHINNVQHFEDLLAQSLLSLGNHNKAVGKVEETIECEFKYDKQDKDRSQTSLTQLVNVNSEDSSDSSLAVVYSALPKSKNKEQNHCTKNSPGIKRSYLESCNIKVDQLSDTFPISEKPPCRPKYFITPNAKKDHEVASKNISLNNQTLEKRETENIVTSETCPLKYDHNTNALETLIDKQNPIEPISNKELMLENKINLSRNFNHTSLEEKEDIDSSSIFQELSEEALNIETTSENPIVQRQSFEESKESILSINSTSDSLASTINVQPNKIMDSKMTGTVKTREEIKAEREARKAAKAASKGKGKVATGTSEKQNIPVKVDQISNDNIKVETSKVTKLELNNISLAENTSINTIEDFIIESMNIKSEGKSKAELRAERRAKQEAQRAAKQEQVIERTKIKSKCNTTQPKQVVTTTVEATIDDSMNNTVKKIVKRNIHEVNLFKHLYHERELALNNVPVLNSKIHPAIVKLGVQYANKIIVGSNARCVALLVAMKQLIEDFEQPSKTDFVRGLEANLKESVAYLNQCRPLAVSMQNALRHLKWQMTQLVSTSTDIDAKNKLMSSIDTYILEQIQLADESISITIQTKISNGNVILTYGYSSLIQKILMDAYDAGKQFRVIIVDGRPWLEGKEQLRRLTKHGIDCSYVLINALSFVMPEVSKVFLGAHAILANGAVMSRVGTAQVALMARSFNVPVLVACETHKSCERVQTDSIVYNELGNADELIRSTYRNTKKSLLQNWRTKKYLNLLNITYDVTPADLVTAVVTELAILPCTSVPVILRIKPSEI, encoded by the exons ATggatcaagaaaaaaat tTTGAAGAAGATGGACAGAGCAAGTTGATTACACGATCTGCAGCAAGGCACCTTCGTCGTAAGCGATTGAACGAGGCTCGAAGAGCAagaaatcaatttcttttagaatttattaatGGAGTTGATGAAAAGATTAATCAGGAAACAGAAGCTCACTTCGATAGTGAGAAGAATAAATTAACGAAATCAAAGGCTCGTAGATtacgtaaaaaggaaaaagcaaaaTTATTGGAAACTTGTAACTGTGATACTTCCCTTGTCTCAACTAATCTTCTACAATTTGAGCCAAACTGTTGTATTAAATCCGAAAAGAATACTTTTGATACTCATATTAATAATGTGCAACATTTTGAAGATCTTCTTGCACAATCGTTACTTTCCTTAGGGAATCATAACAAAGCTGTTGGAAAAGTTGAAGAGACAATTGAATGTGAATTTAAGTATGACAaacaagataaagatagatcaCAGACGTCTCTTACACAACTTGTTAATGTGAATTCAGAAGATTCATCAGACTCATCTCTAGCGGTTGTTTATTCGGCGTTACctaaatctaaaaataaagaacagaaTCATTGCACGAAAAATAGTCCAGGGATAAAAAGATCTTATTTAGAATCTTGTAATATTAAAGTAGATCAATTATCTGATACATTTCCAATATCTGAAAAACCACCGTGTAGaccaaaatattttataacaccTAACGCAAAAAAGGATCATGAAGTGGCAagtaagaatatatctttgaaTAATCAAAcattagaaaagagagaaacagaaaatattGTTACATCGGAGACTTGTCCATTAAAATATG atcACAATACAAACGCTCTAGAAACTCTTATTGATAAACAAAATCCAATAGAACCAATTTCTAACAAGGAATTAATGTTAGAGAACAAGATAAATTTATCAAGGAATTTTAATCACACGTcgttggaagaaaaagaagatattgaTTCTTCATCAATATTCCAAGAATTATCAGAAGAAGCattaaatattgaaacaaCTTCAGAGAATCCTATTGTACAAAGGCAATCTTTTGAAGAGTCTAAAGAATCAATTTTAtcaa taAATTCAACATCAGATAGTCTTGCTTCAACAATAAACGTACaaccaaataaaataatggattCTAAAATGACTGGTACAGTTAAAACGAGGGAGGAAATTAAAGCTGAGCGTGAAGCAAGAAAAGCTGCAAAAGCTGCTTCCAAGGGCAAGGGTAAAGTTGCCACTGGTACATCTGAAAAGCAGAATATACCTGTTAAAGTAGATCAAATTTCTAATGACAATATAAAGGTAGAAACAAGTAAAGTGACAAAGTTggaattgaataatatatctttagcCGAGAATACTTCAATTAATACTATAGAAGATTTTATCATAGAAAGTATGAATATTAAATcggaaggaaaaagtaaagctGAATTACGTGCTGAGAGAAGAGCTAAACAAGAGGCACAAAGAGCTGCCAAACAAGAGCAAGTTATTGAAAGAAccaaaattaaaagtaaatgtAATACGACTCAACCGAAACAAGTTGTAACAACTACAGTGGAAGCTACTATAGACGATTCAATGAATAATACCGTcaagaaaatagtaaaaagaaatatacacgAAGTAAATCTATTTAAACATTTGTATCATGAAAGAGAGCTTGCCTTGAATAATGTTCCTGTACTTAATTCAAAAATACATCCAGCGATAGTAAAACTCGGTGTACAGTAtgctaataaaattattgttggAAGTAATGCAAGATGTGTAGCACTTTTGGTAGCTATGAAGCAGCTTATAGAAGATTTTGAACAACCATCAAAAACTGATTTTGTAAGAGGTCTTGAAGCAAACTTAAAAGAATCTGTTGCTTATTTAAATCAGTGTAGGCCATTAGCTGTTTCCATGCAAAATGCATTGCGCCATTTAAAATGGCAAATGACTCAATTAGTATCTACATCTACAGATATagac gCCAAAAACAAGTTGATGAGTTCGATAGACACTTATATTTTGGAACAGATTCAACTTGCTGATGAAAGTATATCTATAACtatacaaacaaaaatatccaATGGAAATGTAATTTTAACATATGGATA TTCATCtttaattcaaaaaattttaatggatGCATATGATGCTGGAAAACAATTTCGAGTTATCATTGTAGATGGAAGACCATGGTTGGAAGGTAAAGAACAATTGCGACGTTTAACAAAGCATGGAATTGATTGCTCATATGTATTGATTAATGCTCTTAGTTTTGTTATGCCAGAG gTGAGTAAAGTTTTTCTTGGAGCACATGCTATATTAGCAAATGGTGCAGTAATGTCAAGAGTTGGTACAGCACAAGTTGCTTTAATGGCAAGATCTTTCAACGTTCCAGTTTTGGTAGCCTGCGAAACACACAAATCATGTGAACGTGTACAGACAGATTCGATAGTTTATAATGAATTAg gtAATGCCGATGAATTAATTAGGTCCACTTATCGCAATACAAAAAAGTCATTACTTCAAAATTggagaacgaaaaaatatttaaatcttcTTAATATTACTTACGACGTTACACCGGCAGATTTAGTAACAGCTGTTGTTACAGAATTAGCCATTTTACCATGCACTAGTGTTCCTGTGATTTTACGAATTAAACCATCAGagatttaa
- the LOC124429167 gene encoding translation initiation factor eIF-2B subunit delta isoform X1, translating to MSVCSLNGFGVLSLRQGINNYLTEIPLKFEEDGQSKLITRSAARHLRRKRLNEARRARNQFLLEFINGVDEKINQETEAHFDSEKNKLTKSKARRLRKKEKAKLLETCNCDTSLVSTNLLQFEPNCCIKSEKNTFDTHINNVQHFEDLLAQSLLSLGNHNKAVGKVEETIECEFKYDKQDKDRSQTSLTQLVNVNSEDSSDSSLAVVYSALPKSKNKEQNHCTKNSPGIKRSYLESCNIKVDQLSDTFPISEKPPCRPKYFITPNAKKDHEVASKNISLNNQTLEKRETENIVTSETCPLKYDHNTNALETLIDKQNPIEPISNKELMLENKINLSRNFNHTSLEEKEDIDSSSIFQELSEEALNIETTSENPIVQRQSFEESKESILSINSTSDSLASTINVQPNKIMDSKMTGTVKTREEIKAEREARKAAKAASKGKGKVATGTSEKQNIPVKVDQISNDNIKVETSKVTKLELNNISLAENTSINTIEDFIIESMNIKSEGKSKAELRAERRAKQEAQRAAKQEQVIERTKIKSKCNTTQPKQVVTTTVEATIDDSMNNTVKKIVKRNIHEVNLFKHLYHERELALNNVPVLNSKIHPAIVKLGVQYANKIIVGSNARCVALLVAMKQLIEDFEQPSKTDFVRGLEANLKESVAYLNQCRPLAVSMQNALRHLKWQMTQLVSTSTDIDAKNKLMSSIDTYILEQIQLADESISITIQTKISNGNVILTYGYSSLIQKILMDAYDAGKQFRVIIVDGRPWLEGKEQLRRLTKHGIDCSYVLINALSFVMPEVSKVFLGAHAILANGAVMSRVGTAQVALMARSFNVPVLVACETHKSCERVQTDSIVYNELGNADELIRSTYRNTKKSLLQNWRTKKYLNLLNITYDVTPADLVTAVVTELAILPCTSVPVILRIKPSEI from the exons ATGAGTGTTTGTAGTTTAAATGGTTTTGGTGTGTTATCTCTAAGACAAgggataaataattatttgactGAAATACCTTTGAAG tTTGAAGAAGATGGACAGAGCAAGTTGATTACACGATCTGCAGCAAGGCACCTTCGTCGTAAGCGATTGAACGAGGCTCGAAGAGCAagaaatcaatttcttttagaatttattaatGGAGTTGATGAAAAGATTAATCAGGAAACAGAAGCTCACTTCGATAGTGAGAAGAATAAATTAACGAAATCAAAGGCTCGTAGATtacgtaaaaaggaaaaagcaaaaTTATTGGAAACTTGTAACTGTGATACTTCCCTTGTCTCAACTAATCTTCTACAATTTGAGCCAAACTGTTGTATTAAATCCGAAAAGAATACTTTTGATACTCATATTAATAATGTGCAACATTTTGAAGATCTTCTTGCACAATCGTTACTTTCCTTAGGGAATCATAACAAAGCTGTTGGAAAAGTTGAAGAGACAATTGAATGTGAATTTAAGTATGACAaacaagataaagatagatcaCAGACGTCTCTTACACAACTTGTTAATGTGAATTCAGAAGATTCATCAGACTCATCTCTAGCGGTTGTTTATTCGGCGTTACctaaatctaaaaataaagaacagaaTCATTGCACGAAAAATAGTCCAGGGATAAAAAGATCTTATTTAGAATCTTGTAATATTAAAGTAGATCAATTATCTGATACATTTCCAATATCTGAAAAACCACCGTGTAGaccaaaatattttataacaccTAACGCAAAAAAGGATCATGAAGTGGCAagtaagaatatatctttgaaTAATCAAAcattagaaaagagagaaacagaaaatattGTTACATCGGAGACTTGTCCATTAAAATATG atcACAATACAAACGCTCTAGAAACTCTTATTGATAAACAAAATCCAATAGAACCAATTTCTAACAAGGAATTAATGTTAGAGAACAAGATAAATTTATCAAGGAATTTTAATCACACGTcgttggaagaaaaagaagatattgaTTCTTCATCAATATTCCAAGAATTATCAGAAGAAGCattaaatattgaaacaaCTTCAGAGAATCCTATTGTACAAAGGCAATCTTTTGAAGAGTCTAAAGAATCAATTTTAtcaa taAATTCAACATCAGATAGTCTTGCTTCAACAATAAACGTACaaccaaataaaataatggattCTAAAATGACTGGTACAGTTAAAACGAGGGAGGAAATTAAAGCTGAGCGTGAAGCAAGAAAAGCTGCAAAAGCTGCTTCCAAGGGCAAGGGTAAAGTTGCCACTGGTACATCTGAAAAGCAGAATATACCTGTTAAAGTAGATCAAATTTCTAATGACAATATAAAGGTAGAAACAAGTAAAGTGACAAAGTTggaattgaataatatatctttagcCGAGAATACTTCAATTAATACTATAGAAGATTTTATCATAGAAAGTATGAATATTAAATcggaaggaaaaagtaaagctGAATTACGTGCTGAGAGAAGAGCTAAACAAGAGGCACAAAGAGCTGCCAAACAAGAGCAAGTTATTGAAAGAAccaaaattaaaagtaaatgtAATACGACTCAACCGAAACAAGTTGTAACAACTACAGTGGAAGCTACTATAGACGATTCAATGAATAATACCGTcaagaaaatagtaaaaagaaatatacacgAAGTAAATCTATTTAAACATTTGTATCATGAAAGAGAGCTTGCCTTGAATAATGTTCCTGTACTTAATTCAAAAATACATCCAGCGATAGTAAAACTCGGTGTACAGTAtgctaataaaattattgttggAAGTAATGCAAGATGTGTAGCACTTTTGGTAGCTATGAAGCAGCTTATAGAAGATTTTGAACAACCATCAAAAACTGATTTTGTAAGAGGTCTTGAAGCAAACTTAAAAGAATCTGTTGCTTATTTAAATCAGTGTAGGCCATTAGCTGTTTCCATGCAAAATGCATTGCGCCATTTAAAATGGCAAATGACTCAATTAGTATCTACATCTACAGATATagac gCCAAAAACAAGTTGATGAGTTCGATAGACACTTATATTTTGGAACAGATTCAACTTGCTGATGAAAGTATATCTATAACtatacaaacaaaaatatccaATGGAAATGTAATTTTAACATATGGATA TTCATCtttaattcaaaaaattttaatggatGCATATGATGCTGGAAAACAATTTCGAGTTATCATTGTAGATGGAAGACCATGGTTGGAAGGTAAAGAACAATTGCGACGTTTAACAAAGCATGGAATTGATTGCTCATATGTATTGATTAATGCTCTTAGTTTTGTTATGCCAGAG gTGAGTAAAGTTTTTCTTGGAGCACATGCTATATTAGCAAATGGTGCAGTAATGTCAAGAGTTGGTACAGCACAAGTTGCTTTAATGGCAAGATCTTTCAACGTTCCAGTTTTGGTAGCCTGCGAAACACACAAATCATGTGAACGTGTACAGACAGATTCGATAGTTTATAATGAATTAg gtAATGCCGATGAATTAATTAGGTCCACTTATCGCAATACAAAAAAGTCATTACTTCAAAATTggagaacgaaaaaatatttaaatcttcTTAATATTACTTACGACGTTACACCGGCAGATTTAGTAACAGCTGTTGTTACAGAATTAGCCATTTTACCATGCACTAGTGTTCCTGTGATTTTACGAATTAAACCATCAGagatttaa
- the LOC124429167 gene encoding translation initiation factor eIF-2B subunit delta isoform X3 — MCMQQFEEDGQSKLITRSAARHLRRKRLNEARRARNQFLLEFINGVDEKINQETEAHFDSEKNKLTKSKARRLRKKEKAKLLETCNCDTSLVSTNLLQFEPNCCIKSEKNTFDTHINNVQHFEDLLAQSLLSLGNHNKAVGKVEETIECEFKYDKQDKDRSQTSLTQLVNVNSEDSSDSSLAVVYSALPKSKNKEQNHCTKNSPGIKRSYLESCNIKVDQLSDTFPISEKPPCRPKYFITPNAKKDHEVASKNISLNNQTLEKRETENIVTSETCPLKYDHNTNALETLIDKQNPIEPISNKELMLENKINLSRNFNHTSLEEKEDIDSSSIFQELSEEALNIETTSENPIVQRQSFEESKESILSINSTSDSLASTINVQPNKIMDSKMTGTVKTREEIKAEREARKAAKAASKGKGKVATGTSEKQNIPVKVDQISNDNIKVETSKVTKLELNNISLAENTSINTIEDFIIESMNIKSEGKSKAELRAERRAKQEAQRAAKQEQVIERTKIKSKCNTTQPKQVVTTTVEATIDDSMNNTVKKIVKRNIHEVNLFKHLYHERELALNNVPVLNSKIHPAIVKLGVQYANKIIVGSNARCVALLVAMKQLIEDFEQPSKTDFVRGLEANLKESVAYLNQCRPLAVSMQNALRHLKWQMTQLVSTSTDIDAKNKLMSSIDTYILEQIQLADESISITIQTKISNGNVILTYGYSSLIQKILMDAYDAGKQFRVIIVDGRPWLEGKEQLRRLTKHGIDCSYVLINALSFVMPEVSKVFLGAHAILANGAVMSRVGTAQVALMARSFNVPVLVACETHKSCERVQTDSIVYNELGNADELIRSTYRNTKKSLLQNWRTKKYLNLLNITYDVTPADLVTAVVTELAILPCTSVPVILRIKPSEI; from the exons ATGTGTATGCAACAA tTTGAAGAAGATGGACAGAGCAAGTTGATTACACGATCTGCAGCAAGGCACCTTCGTCGTAAGCGATTGAACGAGGCTCGAAGAGCAagaaatcaatttcttttagaatttattaatGGAGTTGATGAAAAGATTAATCAGGAAACAGAAGCTCACTTCGATAGTGAGAAGAATAAATTAACGAAATCAAAGGCTCGTAGATtacgtaaaaaggaaaaagcaaaaTTATTGGAAACTTGTAACTGTGATACTTCCCTTGTCTCAACTAATCTTCTACAATTTGAGCCAAACTGTTGTATTAAATCCGAAAAGAATACTTTTGATACTCATATTAATAATGTGCAACATTTTGAAGATCTTCTTGCACAATCGTTACTTTCCTTAGGGAATCATAACAAAGCTGTTGGAAAAGTTGAAGAGACAATTGAATGTGAATTTAAGTATGACAaacaagataaagatagatcaCAGACGTCTCTTACACAACTTGTTAATGTGAATTCAGAAGATTCATCAGACTCATCTCTAGCGGTTGTTTATTCGGCGTTACctaaatctaaaaataaagaacagaaTCATTGCACGAAAAATAGTCCAGGGATAAAAAGATCTTATTTAGAATCTTGTAATATTAAAGTAGATCAATTATCTGATACATTTCCAATATCTGAAAAACCACCGTGTAGaccaaaatattttataacaccTAACGCAAAAAAGGATCATGAAGTGGCAagtaagaatatatctttgaaTAATCAAAcattagaaaagagagaaacagaaaatattGTTACATCGGAGACTTGTCCATTAAAATATG atcACAATACAAACGCTCTAGAAACTCTTATTGATAAACAAAATCCAATAGAACCAATTTCTAACAAGGAATTAATGTTAGAGAACAAGATAAATTTATCAAGGAATTTTAATCACACGTcgttggaagaaaaagaagatattgaTTCTTCATCAATATTCCAAGAATTATCAGAAGAAGCattaaatattgaaacaaCTTCAGAGAATCCTATTGTACAAAGGCAATCTTTTGAAGAGTCTAAAGAATCAATTTTAtcaa taAATTCAACATCAGATAGTCTTGCTTCAACAATAAACGTACaaccaaataaaataatggattCTAAAATGACTGGTACAGTTAAAACGAGGGAGGAAATTAAAGCTGAGCGTGAAGCAAGAAAAGCTGCAAAAGCTGCTTCCAAGGGCAAGGGTAAAGTTGCCACTGGTACATCTGAAAAGCAGAATATACCTGTTAAAGTAGATCAAATTTCTAATGACAATATAAAGGTAGAAACAAGTAAAGTGACAAAGTTggaattgaataatatatctttagcCGAGAATACTTCAATTAATACTATAGAAGATTTTATCATAGAAAGTATGAATATTAAATcggaaggaaaaagtaaagctGAATTACGTGCTGAGAGAAGAGCTAAACAAGAGGCACAAAGAGCTGCCAAACAAGAGCAAGTTATTGAAAGAAccaaaattaaaagtaaatgtAATACGACTCAACCGAAACAAGTTGTAACAACTACAGTGGAAGCTACTATAGACGATTCAATGAATAATACCGTcaagaaaatagtaaaaagaaatatacacgAAGTAAATCTATTTAAACATTTGTATCATGAAAGAGAGCTTGCCTTGAATAATGTTCCTGTACTTAATTCAAAAATACATCCAGCGATAGTAAAACTCGGTGTACAGTAtgctaataaaattattgttggAAGTAATGCAAGATGTGTAGCACTTTTGGTAGCTATGAAGCAGCTTATAGAAGATTTTGAACAACCATCAAAAACTGATTTTGTAAGAGGTCTTGAAGCAAACTTAAAAGAATCTGTTGCTTATTTAAATCAGTGTAGGCCATTAGCTGTTTCCATGCAAAATGCATTGCGCCATTTAAAATGGCAAATGACTCAATTAGTATCTACATCTACAGATATagac gCCAAAAACAAGTTGATGAGTTCGATAGACACTTATATTTTGGAACAGATTCAACTTGCTGATGAAAGTATATCTATAACtatacaaacaaaaatatccaATGGAAATGTAATTTTAACATATGGATA TTCATCtttaattcaaaaaattttaatggatGCATATGATGCTGGAAAACAATTTCGAGTTATCATTGTAGATGGAAGACCATGGTTGGAAGGTAAAGAACAATTGCGACGTTTAACAAAGCATGGAATTGATTGCTCATATGTATTGATTAATGCTCTTAGTTTTGTTATGCCAGAG gTGAGTAAAGTTTTTCTTGGAGCACATGCTATATTAGCAAATGGTGCAGTAATGTCAAGAGTTGGTACAGCACAAGTTGCTTTAATGGCAAGATCTTTCAACGTTCCAGTTTTGGTAGCCTGCGAAACACACAAATCATGTGAACGTGTACAGACAGATTCGATAGTTTATAATGAATTAg gtAATGCCGATGAATTAATTAGGTCCACTTATCGCAATACAAAAAAGTCATTACTTCAAAATTggagaacgaaaaaatatttaaatcttcTTAATATTACTTACGACGTTACACCGGCAGATTTAGTAACAGCTGTTGTTACAGAATTAGCCATTTTACCATGCACTAGTGTTCCTGTGATTTTACGAATTAAACCATCAGagatttaa